The Mucilaginibacter gracilis genomic interval TTTTCTATATTTACACATCCTCCATTAGATAATTGGGCTATTTTTAAACCATCCCCTGATCCAGGTATACTACACAGCTTCTACATTACAATGTTTTGATTGTTTTTTTTGAGTCAAGAAACCTTTTTTTAATGCGCCGTACTATTTAAACAATTATCACATTCATAAATGGATAAAAAAAAACACCCGAACGAGCTACAAACTGTTAATATAAACCAGCTTTTTCAAGAGCGGGAAAGGGAAAGCCACGCCGCAGAATTAATTGCCGCCAACAAAGAACTTGCGTTTCAGAACAAGGAAAAAGAAAAGCGAGCCGCCGAATTAATAATAGCCAATAAAGAGCTTGCCTTCCAAAATAACGAGAAAGAGCACCGCGCCGCCGAATTGCTGATAGCAAATAAAGAACTTGCTTTTCAAAACAACGAAAAAGAGAAGCGGGCCGCCGAATTAATTATTGCCAATAAAGAGCTTGCCTTCCAAAATCAGGAGAAAGAAAAGCGTGCTGCCGAATTAATTATTGCCAATTTAGAGCTGGCTTTTCAAAATGAAGAAAAGGAAAAAAGAGCGCGGGAGTTAATAATTGCCAATAACGAACTTAAAAAAGCCGAAGACGATATCCGCAAGTTTAATGAGCAGTTAGAGCAAAAGGTAATTGAGCGCACAGCCCAACTGGAAGCAGTAAATAAAGAATTGGGCGCATTTTCGTACTCGGTATCTCACGATTTAAGAGCCCCCATAAGAGCCATTAACGGTTATGCCCAAATTTTAGAGGAGGATTATTTAGATAAGTTGGATGCCGACGGTATGGCCGTTTTGCACGCCATCCGCAATAACTCCAAACGGATGGGGCAATTGATAGATGATTTGCTGGCGTTTTCAAAATTAGGCCGTAAAGAGGTAGCATTTTCGGATATTAATATGAATAACATAGTTAAAACTATAAAGGATGAGTTTTTAGCCGACGATGTAAACAAAAGACTGGAATTTAATATAGCCGAAATTCCGCCTGCAAAGGGCGATCAATCCCTTATTAAACAGGTATGGATCAATTTAATATCCAACGCTATTAAATATTCAAAAAACAAATCAAATGCTTGTATAGCAATAGGTGCTTACACGCAGGGCGATGATGTTGTTTATTATGTTAAAGATAATGGCGCCGGGTTTGACATGCAATACTACGATAAGCTTTTTGGGGTTTTTCAACGCCTTCACTCGCAGGAAGAGTTTGAGGGCACCGGTATTGGCCTGGCTATGGTACAAAAAATTGTAAACAGGCACAACGGAACAATTTGGGCCGAATCGAAACTAAACCAAGAAACCACCTTTTTTTTTAGCTTACCCGGCATTTACGCTGTTAAATTTTGAAATATGAGCTTTGATGACGTTGAAATTTTATTTGCCGAAGATAGCCTTGACGATGCTATGCTAACTATGCGCGCACTTAAAAAAAGTGGTTTTGCCAACACAGTACACCACGTTAAAGATGGTGCCGAAGCACTCAATTTTATTTATGGTAAAGGTGAATACGCCGGGCGCGACCTAAAAAAACACCCTAAACTGATATTGCTGGATTTAAAGATGCCTAAAATATCGGGCCTGGAAGTGCTGGAAAAAATAAAATCAGACCCGGAATTTAAATCTATTCCGATAGTGATACTCACCTCCTCTAAAGAAGACCCCGACATACAAAAATGTTATGCCCTGGGTGCCAACAGCTATATAGCAAAGCCCGTAGAAAGTGATAACTTTTTTGAGGCCATAAAGGGAATTGGACTGTATTGGATAATATTAAGCCAACTGCCCGATTAAGCAAATTTATGCATATTGACTTGATTGATAACATATAAACTCGAAACCTCTAAAAAATTTAAACTATGAAAGCCGAAACTATTAAAATATTAATTTTAGAAGATAACCAAAGCGATGCCGACCTGCTTGAACGCGAACTAAAAAAAAACGGATTAAATTTCACATCGTTGATTGTGGAAACACGTGCGTTGTTTGAAGAGGCTTTGAAAGATTTTGAGCCGGATATTATATTATCTGATTATTCCCTGCCGTCTTTTGACGGATTTGCAGCTTTTATCATCACTCAAAGCGTTTTGCCCGATGTTCCGTTTATTGTTGTTTCGGGCATGCTTGGCGAGGAAAGAGCTGTTGAACTGATAAAAAGCGGCATTACCGATTATGTTTTGAAGGACAAGCTATTTTCGTTAACTCCCAAAATAGAACGCGCCTTAAAAGAAGCCTTAGAGCGAAGAAAGAAAAAAATTGCCGACCAGGAACTTATTATACAACACGAAAAACTGTTGGAAATTGCGTTTCTGCAATCGCACCAGGTTAGGGTGCCAGTGGCCCACATCATAGGTTTATTTGGCCTTTTTGATTTTGAAGACCCATCTGCAGCCATTAATGGCGAAATTTTTAATATGCTAAAAAGCAGCGTTGAGGCGCTGGACAGAACAGTTATTGAAATATTACAAAAAACAAGCGAAATTAATTATCCGCGAAAGCAGGCTTAATTATTGTAATAACACATTTCTTAAAAAATAATAACACAAAATTTTCATTGCTTCTTGCAAATATCAATAATTAGTAATTACTTTGGTAATCAAAGTACTTTTAGATGGAAAATCAAAATATTGAAGATGAATTAGTATCCATCCGCAGCCTGATGGAGCGGTCGTCAAAGTTTATTTCGCTTAGCGGGCTTAGTGGCATTATGGCGGGTATTTACGCGCTCATAGGTTCGGCACTGGCCTACCATACGGTTTATAGCCGTACGGGCTTTTTCAGTTCGCGAGATTTTGTTGTGGCCGATATTGATACCCATTTAAATACTTTAATACACCTGTTAATTATAGCGGCAGCGGTTTTATTGTTATCGGTATGTACAGGTATATTTTTGAGCGTAAAAAAAGCTAAAAGAAAAGGGCAGTCTGTTTGGACAACCACTACCCGTTCGCTCCTCTTCCATTCGGCTATACCCCTTGTAACGGGTGGTTTATTTATGATGATATTAATGAACCGCGGTTATTATATGATTGTTGCCCCGGCCTCATTAATTTTTTACGGACTTGCCGTAATTTCGGGCAGTCATTATACCTTTACCGATGTTAAATACCTGGGCATACTCCAAATTATTTTGGGTTTAATAGCTGCCCTTTATCCCGGTTACGGATTAATATTTTGGGCTTTGGGTTTTGGCGTACTGCACATTGTATATGGCAGCATTATGTACTTTAAATACGACCGGTGAAAATACCTTTTGATAAATTAGATAAGGCCTTTGAAAACAGGCTGCGGCTGCAAATTATGAGCGTACTGGTTGCAAACGAACGGTACGACTTTAACTCGCTTAAAGATTTG includes:
- a CDS encoding sensor histidine kinase — protein: MDKKKHPNELQTVNINQLFQERERESHAAELIAANKELAFQNKEKEKRAAELIIANKELAFQNNEKEHRAAELLIANKELAFQNNEKEKRAAELIIANKELAFQNQEKEKRAAELIIANLELAFQNEEKEKRARELIIANNELKKAEDDIRKFNEQLEQKVIERTAQLEAVNKELGAFSYSVSHDLRAPIRAINGYAQILEEDYLDKLDADGMAVLHAIRNNSKRMGQLIDDLLAFSKLGRKEVAFSDINMNNIVKTIKDEFLADDVNKRLEFNIAEIPPAKGDQSLIKQVWINLISNAIKYSKNKSNACIAIGAYTQGDDVVYYVKDNGAGFDMQYYDKLFGVFQRLHSQEEFEGTGIGLAMVQKIVNRHNGTIWAESKLNQETTFFFSLPGIYAVKF
- a CDS encoding response regulator; the encoded protein is MSFDDVEILFAEDSLDDAMLTMRALKKSGFANTVHHVKDGAEALNFIYGKGEYAGRDLKKHPKLILLDLKMPKISGLEVLEKIKSDPEFKSIPIVILTSSKEDPDIQKCYALGANSYIAKPVESDNFFEAIKGIGLYWIILSQLPD
- a CDS encoding response regulator; protein product: MKAETIKILILEDNQSDADLLERELKKNGLNFTSLIVETRALFEEALKDFEPDIILSDYSLPSFDGFAAFIITQSVLPDVPFIVVSGMLGEERAVELIKSGITDYVLKDKLFSLTPKIERALKEALERRKKKIADQELIIQHEKLLEIAFLQSHQVRVPVAHIIGLFGLFDFEDPSAAINGEIFNMLKSSVEALDRTVIEILQKTSEINYPRKQA